The Podospora pseudocomata strain CBS 415.72m chromosome 1 map unlocalized CBS415.72m_1, whole genome shotgun sequence genome has a segment encoding these proteins:
- a CDS encoding uncharacterized protein (COG:U; EggNog:ENOG503NY2M) has product MAPISTPGSRAQSPVSDRSGHSHQNNNNNNNDNNDDNNEDPGASSARLEHEDGAKDNDVVVTPKVESHQTEDNPAPDGSGNAGIATTDIPTTTLPSPAIPTSNDLPGSLSAPTFTTFVSRDSQRTTTAGPAKMFFLVSLAKFAAFTDAFLTGLLVPLVPTIIEEKTNVPPAQIQVWIAVFLAAAGGTAAVVSPLMPFVTRQGPLTWVILLAGLAFAGASFALIQTATSLQMLIAARALQGVSSAATTGACSGMLATAVAINDRAPILSWVSPAFIQGLALTGAPALSGFFYTQRKGPEAVFYLAYALITFTFLLTMIAAMITPKIEIGLAVTDIDHGAEPTSATEPRGYGTMSPELHRATPAIASRMRSSRSRSPHSVSSVRSSRSSASTILSEPSTWSFRLLVAVYGYFVLSLLTTALATVLPLRIMQKFGWTELGAGLMFVWLSAPAAVVGVLAGAFTVRIPGSARWLTSIGFLASVPGILSLVSATGQTTEDNHGILTNPLLLTLAAISFAIGLCGDPLIKEITNVVGPTAVNDPSSAAAQASSLPNIAAAWGGLVGPLFAGAITWVWGFQILVQSLALVAATTGLLSVIFVQGWPGSSDVDMGRHRAQPATDEETAPLLVNDHQVAEFYPAGRPGILSKGKKNRPFAETPGSPSGRKNRTHRRHFSVDNSSITTITGAGSVETTGGQVRQVRFQASLEDSPDGLGTNQPPTRENSNQSNPERRYVMREAPHAPTTDPLLAAGSRYVIDEERSVAAGTERPKRHVVVFAEGTAPPELLARHRHHTVAINALDGTTQIVSNSTDSNHAVSVTEDSGEDAEFSEATSTRYVVVVVDEGEDESR; this is encoded by the exons ATGGCCCCAATATCTACACCGGGCAGCCGAGCCCAGAGCCCGGTCTCAGACCGCTCAGGCCATAgccaccaaaacaacaacaacaacaacaacgacaacaacgacgacaacaacgaggACCCAGGTGCTTCTTCCGCGCGACTGGAACATGAGGACGGGGCCAAGGACAACGACGTGGTGGTAACGCCGAAAGTTGAATCTCATCAGACAGAAGATAACCCTGCTCCGGACGGGTCTGGCAATGCGGGCATTGCCACCACCGATATACCCACTACAACACTGCCTTCACCAGCCATTCCCACATCAAACGACCTCCCAGGTTCCCTCTCCGCGCCGACATTTACAACATTTGTCTCACGAGATTCCCAAAGAACAACCACCGCTGGTCCAGCAAAAATGTTCTTTCTCGTTTCCCTGGCAAAATTTGCCGCTTTTACAGATGCCTTCCTCACGGGATTA CTTGTTCCGTTGGTTCCTACCATTATTGAAGAGAAGACAAATGTCCCACCAGCACAAA TCCAAGTGTGGATTGCTGTGTTTCTCGCTGCAGCTGGCGGAACAGCCGCTGTGGTATCCC CCTTGATGCCCTTCGTAACTCGGCAAGGGCCTTTGACCTGGGTCATTCTACTTGCAGGACTCGCATTTGCAGGAGCCTCGTTTGCGCTGATTCAGACTGCAACCAGCCTCCAGATGCTGATTGCCGCTCGAGCTCTCCAGGGTGTTTCTTCCGCGGCAACGACTGGTGCATGTTCTGGCATGTTGGCAACAGCAGTTGCCATCAATGACCGGGCACCAATTTTGTCTTGGGTTTCACCTGCCTTCATTCAGGGGCTGGCCTTGACCGGAGCACCTGCGCTCTCTGGTTTTTTCTACACGCAGCGCAAGGGTCCAGAAGCCGTCTTCTACCTTGCGTATGCTCTCATCACCTTCACCTTTTTGCTGACAATGATCGCTGCCATGATCACTCCCAAGATTGAAATCGGCCTTGCAGTCACCGACATCGACCACGGTGCGGAACCCACTTCCGCAACAGAACCTCGCGGCTACGGCACCATGAGTCCTGAACTCCATAGGGCCACGCCCGCTATTGCTAGCAGAATGCGTTCATCGAGATCGAGATCCCCACATTCGGTATCCTCCGTAAGGTCGAGTAGAAGTAGCGCTTCTACTATCCTTTCAGAGCCATCCACCTGGAGCTTTCGCCTCTTGGTGGCTGTGTATGGCTACTTTGTCCTCAGCCTCCTGACGACTGCGCTTGCCACCGTACTCCCTCTCCGAATAATGCAAAAATTTGGGTGGACAGAACTAGGGGCTGGGTTGATGTTTGTGTGGCTGTCAGCCCCTGCCGCGGTGGTTGGGGTTTTGGCCGGCGCCTTTACTGTTCGAATCCCTGGATCAGCCCGTTGGTTGACATCCATTGGGTTTTTGGCGTCGGTTCCTGGTATCTTGTCGCTTGTCTCGGCGACAGGACAGACCACGGAAGACAACCATGGTATTCTCACGAATCCATTACTGTTGACTCTCGCCGCCATATCTTTCGCCATAGGACTGTGCGGAGATCCATTGATCAAGGAGATTACGAACGTAGTGGGACCTACGGCAGTCAACGACCCGTCAAGTGCGGCCGCCCAGGCATCTAGTCTTCCAAATATTGCGGCTGCTTGGGGAGGCTTGGTCGGACCCCTATTTGCTGGCGCCATTACTTGGGTATGGGGGTTCCAGATCTTGGTTCAGTCTTTGGCGCTTGTCGCCGCAACAACCGGTCTGCTGAGCGTCATATTTGTACAAGGCTGGCCTGGTAGTTCTGATGTTGATATGGGTCGGCATCGCGCACAACCTGCAACAGATGAAGAAACAGCTCCTCTTCTGGTCAACGACCATCAAGTTGCCGAGTTCTATCCTGCTGGACGACCAGGTATTTTGAGCAAaggcaagaagaacaggCCTTTTGCCGAGACTCCAGGCTCTCCTAGCGGCCGCAAGAATCGCACCCACCGTCGGCACTTCAGTGTCGACAACTCCTCAATTACAACGATAACTGGAGCAGGAAGTGTTGAGACGACGGGCGGTCAAGTCCGCCAAGTCCGCTTTCAGGCCTCTTTGGAGGACAGTCCGGATGGGCTTGGGACGAATCAGCCACCCACAAGGGAAAACAGCAATCAATCCAATCCCGAACGTCGCTATGTCATGAGAGAGGCCCCTCACGCACCGACGACTGATCCTCTCTTGGCCGCGGGCAGTAGGTACGTCATTGACGAAGAGAGGTCAGTCGCTGCTGGTACCGAGAGACCGAAGCGCCATGTGGTGGTGTTCGCTGAGGGGACAGCGCCACCAGAGCTGCTGGCACGTCATCGGCACCACACCGTTGCGATCAATGCCTTGGACGGAACCACTCAAATCGTATCGAACAGCACCGATAGTAACCATGCCGTATCGGTGACAGAGGACAGTGGGGAGGATGCCGAGTTTTCCGAAGCCACTTCGACGCGTtatgtggtggttgttgtggacGAGGGTGAAGATGAGAGCaggtga
- the YSA1_1 gene encoding ADP-ribose diphosphatase (COG:L; EggNog:ENOG503NZ8Q) gives MIARSDESYFPPVQSKMVLAPESEAKVIATEPLADSEAVWTKLVKKIYLDPKGITRTWESAERRTRPKASGIDGVGIVAILEKPTGPEVVLQKQYRPPLDKIVIELPAGLIDEGETAEEAAVRELKEETGYVCEVIESSPVMFNDPGFTNTNLKMVHVSVDMSLPQNQNLEPELEENEFIEVFHVKLVDLWEECIRLEKEGYAIDARIANLAEGIEIAKKFRL, from the exons ATGATAGCAAGGTCAGACGAAAGTTATTTTCCTCCAGTGCAATCCAAAATGGTTCTGGCACCAGAATCCGAAGCAAAAGTAATAGCCACCGAGCCACTT GCGGATAGTGAAGCAGTCTGGACCAAACTCGTCAA AAAAATCTACCTCGATCCCAAAGGCATAACCCGCACCTGGGAATCCGCCGAGCGCCGCACCCGCCCCAAAGCATCCGGCATCGACGGCGTGGGCATCGTCGCCATCCTCGAAAAGCCCACCGGTCCCGAAGTCGTTCTCCAGAAGCAATACCGCCCACCCCTGGACAAGATCGTCATCGAGCTCCCCGCCGGCCTCATCGACGAGGGCGAAACGGCAGAAGAAGCCGCCGTTCGTGAGCTAAAGGAGGAGACTGGTTACGTCTGCGAGGTGATAGAGTCCTCGCCCGTCATGTTCAACGACCCCGGCTTTACGAACACCAACCTTAAGATGGTGCACGTCAGTGTCGATATGAGCTTGCCGCAGAATCAAAACCTGGAaccggagctggaggagaatgAGTTCATCGAGGTGTTTCACGTGAAGCTTGTTGATTTGTGGGAGGAGTGTATACGactggagaaggaagggTACGCGATTGATGCTAGGATAGCGAATTTGGCCGAGGGTATCGAGATTGCAAAGAAGTTCAGGCTGTGA
- a CDS encoding uncharacterized protein (EggNog:ENOG503PCH2; COG:S), whose translation MAPNDDDDRASITTTEETPLLAGSPRPSSPRPNQHEHDSQHDQPALTATISKNDQLRNRIRPRVLILVFVTLFLLELGVGITVAPNSAIMESIICRQHYPRLPLSPDHPIRQFAGGVALIDDPICKSPDVQSELAMLRGWAQTFECIPGLIGAVPYGILSDRWGRRPVLALSLLGCLLSVAFMYLVFYFSDVVPLWWFWWSSAFELIGGGGTVLVAMLYTFVADVVPVDGRATVFLQLNALFLGSQMLAGPLGGAMMVNDPWVPLWASLIIIGGANLLVLFLPETLHLHDKNVATASEDDMDDERSGLQKLLYKTKTGLEEVWEFILGNKSVGLLILSMTFVILGRFVGEILLQYATERYHWSWSRASYQLVIRNAFSMFTLLVLMPFASWFCLQHLGMSAVEKDIWLGRWSGVTAVAGCLIIAGATNGVLFSVGLIWFALGSGITSVIRSLLNSLVEEHHVGTVNTLVGFMENVGMMAAGPLLAKSLSLGLELEGLWVGLPLITAGMFIATSTAILWIFRLPRRPSLVDLRA comes from the exons ATGGCACccaacgacgatgacgacagAGCGAgcatcacaacaacagagGAAACCCCCCTCCTAGCCGGCTCACCAAGACCGTCATCACCTCGCCCCAACCAACATGAACATGATAGCCAACACGACCAACCAGCTCTTACTGCTACCATTTCCAAGAACGACCAACTTCGAAACCGTATCCGGCCCCGCGTTCTGATTCTTGTGTTTGTCACACTCTTTTTGCTTGAGTTGGGTGTTGGCATCACAGTCGCCCCTAATAGCGCCATCATGGAATCTATCATTTGCCGGCAGCACTACCCCAGGCTGCCGCTTTCCCCGGACCATCCAATACGGCAGTTTGCAGGGGGGGTGGCGCTGATAGATGACCCTATTTGCAAGTCACCGGATGTGCAGTCCGAGCTGGCCATGTTGAGAGGGTGGGCGCAGACGTTTGAGTGTATTCCTGGTCTTATCGGGGCAGTGCCATATGGGATATTGTCAGACAGATGGGGCCGCAGGCCGGTGCTGGCGTTGAGTTTGCTTGGCTGTTTGCTGTCGGTGGCGTTTATGTATTTGGTTT TTTACTTCTCGGATGTTGTGCCGCTGTGGTGGTTCTGGTGGTCGTCGGCGTTTGAGCT TattggcggtggcggcacCGTTCTGGTGGCTATGCTTTATACTTTTGTGGCAGACGTTGTCCCCGTTGACGGGCGCGCAACAGTTTTCCTGCAGCTAAACGCCCTGTTTTTGGGCTCGCAGATGCTCGCCGGTCCGCTGGGGGGCgccatgatggtgaatgACCCGTGGGTTCCACTATGGGCATCCTTGATCATTATAGGGGGTGCAAACTTGCTCGTTCTCTTTTTGCCGGAGACGCTACACCTTCACGACAAGAATGTGGCAACCGCTTCAGAAGACGACATGGACGACGAGAGGTCAGGGTTGCAAAAGCTCTTATACAAGACAAAGACTGGGTTGGAAGAAGTCTGGGAGTTCATTCTTGGAAACAAGAGCGTAGGTTTGTTGATCTTGTCTATGACTTTTGTTATTCTTGGTCGGTTCGTGGGCGAGATCTTGCTACAGTACGCCACAGAGAGGTATCACTGGAGTTGGAGCAGAGCGTCATATCAGCTCGTGATACGGAATGCCTTCAGCATGTTCACGCTGCTGGTTCTGATGCCTTTTGCCAGCTGGTTTTGCCTTCAGCACCTGGGAATGTCGGCAGTGGAGAAGGACATCTGGTTGGGCCGATGGTCTGGTGTCACGGCAGTGGCGGGCTGTCTGATCATTGCTGGAGCGACCAACGGGGTGCTTTTCTCTGTGGGACTGATCTGGTTTGCGCTTGGCTCAGGGATCACGTCCGTGATTCGGTCTCTCCTCAACagtttggtggaggagcaccATGTTGGTACCGTCAACACTTTGGTAGGCTTCATGGAGAACGTTGGGATGATGGCAGCTGGCCCTCTTCTGGCTAAGAGCCTCAGCCTTGGACTCGAATTGGAAGGCCTTTGGGTCGGTCTCCCACTCATCACGGCTGGAATGTTCATCGCGACTTCTACGGCGATTCTGTGGATCTTTCGGTTACCGAGACGGCCATCGTTGGTGGATCTGAGAGCTTAG
- a CDS encoding uncharacterized protein (COG:L; EggNog:ENOG503P0BG), translating to MALAPAIAPRRSSPPRDLTSAQPAPSQTKYHPNFDQECKTGQMRLSSWRLLLFSVLTLIMSIILPTLYKTNPLLLSTLRNKFITTATTTVTTTNNLFFRQTHKMTTFHHPSHPSIPITLPDGLTKDQLLSFHPFTSWLSTLTTSLTSQSTTPSHPFSPNPYTLRSVKIQSFDLFGHRVGFLKLVADVKNDKNETLPGAVFLRGPSVAMLVMLIPDDGKDEEERYVLLTVQPRVAAGSLEFVELPAGMVDEDGEFVGTAAREIEEELGIRIEERELRNLSEMALGEEGGGQGLGRGVYPSPGACDEFIPIFMHERRVPRDTLKEWEGKLTGLREHGENISLKLVKMGDLWRVGGRDGKTLAAVALWEGLRREGRV from the exons ATGGCACTTGCCCCTGCAATTGCCCCACGTCGTTCGTCCCCGCCCAGGGATTTGACGTCAGCTCAACCCG CTCCTTCCCAGACAAAATACCATCCCAACTTTGACCAGGAATGCAAGACTGGTCAAATGCGTCTTAGCAGCTGGCGTCTGCTACTCTTCTCGGTCCTAACACTTATTATGTCCATTATCCTTCCAACCCTTTACAAAACAAATCCATTGCTGCTCTCAACTCTACGAAACAAGTtcatcacaacagcaacaacaacagtaacaacaacaaacaacctcttcttccgccAAACTCACAAAATGAccaccttccaccacccctcccacccgtccatccccatcaccctccccgacgGTCTCACAAAAGACCAACTCCTCAGTTTCCATCCCTTTACC TCCTGGCTATCAACACTGACCACCTCTCTCACCtcccaatccaccaccccctcccaccccttctcccccaacccatacACCCTCCGCTCTGTCAAAATCCAATCATTCGACCTATTCGGCCACAGAGTCGGCTTCCTCAAGCTTGTAGCCGATGTCAAAAACGATAAAAACGAGACGCTCCCCGGCGCGGTGTTTCTGAGAGGACCATCGGTGGCTATGCTTGTAATGCTCATACCCGATGATGgcaaggatgaggaggagaggtacGTTTTGCTGACGGTGCAGCCGAGGGTTGCGGCGGGGAGTCTGGAGTTTGTGGAGTTGCCTgcggggatggtggatgaggatggggagtttgtggggacggcggcgagggagattgaggaggagttggggattAGGATTGAGGAACGGGAGTTGAGGAATCTGAGTGAGatggcgttgggggaggagggaggggggcagggtttgggaaggggagtgtACCCTAGTCCGGGGGCGTGTGATGAGTTTATACCTATTTTTATGCATGAGAGGCGGGTGCCGAGAGATACGttgaaggagtgggaggggaagttgACAGGGTTGAGGGAGCATGGGGAGAATATTAGTTTGaagttggtgaagatgggtgATTTGTGGAGGGTGGGCGGGAGGGACGGGAAGacgttggctgctgtggcgctgtgggaggggttgaggagggaggggagggtgtag